The bacterium genome contains the following window.
ACAAAGAAACGGGTTTAACAACTTAATGAATAAAAAAATCTCACTTCCTTCTTTAAAAAGACTTCCAAAATATTACAGTATAGTTTGTGAATATTACAAAGAAGGAAGAGAATATGTAAAAAGTCTGGAAATAGCTAAAAAGCTGGACATTGACGAAACTCAAGTCCGAAAAGACATTGCGCTGTTAAATTATGCCGGAAAACCCAAAGTCGGCTTTAATACGTATGAGCTTAAAAAAGAGCTTGAAGAGTTTCTGGATTTGAATAACATGAAAGATTCTTTTTTAATCGGAACAGGAAATCTGGGGCTTGCCATTGCAAAATATAACGGATTTGAGAAATATGGCCTGAATATAACAGCATTGTTTGACACCGACCCTCATAAAATAGGTCTGCGAGTCGGTGATAAAGAAATTTTTCATGTGTCAAAGTTTCCTGATTTAGCAAAAAGAATGCAGATAAAACTAATCATAATTGCCGTCCCCGGACAAGAAGCCCAAAACATAGCTGATATTGCGGTAAATGCAGGCGTAAAAGCGATTTGGAACTTTGCTCCGGAGAATATAGAGGTGCCTAAAGACGTACTGGTTATAAATCAGGATTTGGCGACGGACTATATGGTACTCTGGCTGCAATTGCTTAACAAAAACTCGTCAATTTTAGCTTAATTTTTTAATTATTAATTTTTATGTGATAATTAAAATCTAATCAATCAGTAAGGAATCAAAAATGATAACAGAACAAAATTTTCAAGAAATCTATTTACAATGCAACGATTGCAGACAAGAATTTCTTTTCTCCGTAGAAGAACAGGAATTTTATCAACAAAAAGGTTTTACACAACCTAAAAGATGCGCTTCATGCAGAGCTCAAAACAGACAAAGCAAAAGCGGCGGATATTCAAGCAACCCTAAACCAAGATTTGAAGCAATATGTGATCACTGCGGAGTAAACACCACAGTGCCTTTTCAGCCTGCACAAGACAAACCTGTTTATTGCAGCGACTGCTACAGATCAATGAAATAAGGTAAATTGTAAAAAATTTTAATAAAAAGAGCGGAGTTAATTAATATCCGTTCTTTTTTTTGCTTTAAATTTATATTTGTATTACTATATGCTCTGATAAAAGCTTTGTTAATGTATAATTTTTTCAATGAAATAATAATATACTTTATGACATAGTGCTGAATTTAATTTTTGGATTATAAGTGAGGAATTTTTATGGGATGTCCTGCAGAAATAAAACGGGATCATTTAGCAGAAGAAAACGAAAATACGGTTAATAATATAGAAGCTGTATGCAATAAACCCAGAAACCAAATGTCCACAGACAGACTTCGTTACTTCGGGCATTTATACGGAGGGCTTAAGTCAGTCCTTCACAGCAGATTTTTAGCAAAAACGCCCAGACCGTTTACGTTTTCACATATGGTTACAAATAAATGTAATTGCGACTGTGATTTTTGTTTCTGGAAATATCATATACAGGAAGAAGAACTAACCCTGCCGGAAATCCAAAAATTGTACGGACAGGCTAAAAAAGAAGGCTTTATGAACAGCATTCTCTGGGGTGGAGAGCCTTTATTAAGACAGGATTTCACAGAGATCGCCAAAGCTTCTTATGATAACGGCATGTATACAAAAATGGCTACAAACGGATGGTATTTGACAGAAAACCATGAATTTGGCAATTATGTAGATTTAATGTTTGTTTCTATTGACGCAATCGGTGAAAAACACGATGTAATCAGAGGAAACAGATGGGGACTTTTCGACAGAGCCATTAACGGCATAAATTTCTTTAAGAAAAATTATCCTAAAATGCGTATTTATGTTTGTGCAACTGTTTCTACCGTTAATGACGAGCAGTCAATTACTGATATAGCAAAGCTTTGTAAAGATATGGATATTCTTTTGTACTTAACCATCAACAAAAGCTATCAGGATTTTACAGAGTGGAGCGGTATAGATAAGCTTAAGAAACTTGAAAGAGATGAAGAACAGCTGGCAGAACTTGCCAGACATATTAAATCTCTTAAGCATGCCGGATATCCGATAAGAAACTCGGATTATTTCCTCGATTATCTTATTGAGAAGAAAAATTATTATGAATGCCACTGGCCGCAAATTGCAATGGTTATTTATTCTAACGGAGATGTTCTCAGATGTACTGACAGACAGCCTGTTCCTGCTTTGAATGTCAGAAAAAAGGATCTGGGCGACATTATTAAATCAGAAGAATTTATTGATATTGCTAATAAATGCAAAGAATGCAAAATGGCATGCGTTGGAAATTACGCACTTGACGCATCAGGTCTCTGGAGATTTGACTGGGATGCTATCAAATCCATTGCCCAAATAGCGATTACATAAAAATATTTTATATATTTAATAAAAGAGGAAACTAAAAAATTTAGTTTCCTCTTTTTTAAGCAATATTTTTTATGTTCCGGTTTTATAAATTTAGTTTATAAAATGGTAATTTTTTAAATGTTTATCACAAGTTACAAACCACTGGTTACGAACTTAAAATCAACAACAAATAGACCTGAGCATCAAAATAATTTTAGACAGCATAATTCTTGTGATGTTTATTTTTCATCGACAAAACAGGAAATAAAAGGCAAAGAAGTCGGCAAAGTTAAAATTACAAAAATTAACCCCGATAATTCCAGAAAAGATTTGGAACTGACGGTCGCTTTAAATATAACAAACGAACGTGGCAGACAAAAAATTCAATACAGATTCTATACTCAAGATAAAAAACTATTGGGACATATGAGGATGGATGATACTAAAGTTAATAAAGATTTTAATTTTGATCTTAATTATGGAAAAGATTTTAATAATTTAAAAAAAACAGACTATATTTATATAACTTATCTGGAAACTATTAACGATAAATCATATAAAGGTATCGGACAAAATTTAATTCAAGTAGCGATAGAACAAAGTATAAAAAACGGTCATAAAGGCAAAGTTAAACTTTGTTCAGATAAACTGGGCAAAAGTGATTTGAGGGAATTACCTTCAGATTACGGATGTCCGACGGGTTTTTATTATGAAAAATGCCATTTTAGACCAAATCTATTTGAACGTACAGACAATGATATAGAGCAAGAATTAGCTAAAGTAAGATCAGAGAAGAAACATCCTTCAGAAGCAAATTTAAATTACATAGGAATGCACCTTCCTGAAGAAGAAATAAGTAATTTCTGGCTGCCTAAAATAAAAGAAAACCCTATTATCCTCTCAAAAAAAGAACTTGAAGACTTTGAAAAAGAAAATAAATCTCAATCTTCTTGAGATATTGATTAATCTGATTTTTCGTCGCAGGATTCGTCTTTGAGTACTGATTCAAAACGCAAAGAAACTACGTGCCAGTTAATAATTTTCATAAAAGCATCAATATATGATTTTTTATCCGTCCCGTAATCAGTCCCGAATGCATGTTCCCAGGTATCCAGCACCAAAAGAGGTCTTACAAAGACAGGCACATGTAAATTATGCTGGTCTATAGCGAAATTGTAAATTTTTCCGTCTCTGTAATTATAGCCTGTTATCGCCCAGCCTGCTCTAGAAGCCATGCCTGCTGCCTTTAAGTCTTCAAGATAAAGTTCAAAGCTTTCAAAATCTCTTTCAGCAATTTTTTTAAATATTTCTGAGGCCTCTGTATGTTTATCTGTCAAATTTGAAAAATATAATTCATGAAGAATAACACCGTTGAGATTATGAGAAAGATCGACCAGAAGGTTTCTGTATTCTGAATAATTATGATTTGCAGAGCTTCTGTCTGCCGATTTAAGTTTTTCATTAACTTCATTAACTTTTTTTATGTAACCTTCATAAAGTCCATAGTGAAGTTTTAATTGCTTTTCGCTAAATCCGTCAAGTGTTTCAAAAAAATAGCTGAAATCTTTTGCTTCATATTTATCTACTGTGCTGTGAAGTTTTTCTTCCTGTAATACCATTATATTTTCTCCTTATTTTTATACTGTTGAAATTTTTTTCCGTAATCTGCATTTACCGCTTTATAAGCGGTAAATGTTAAACGCATAACAAAATTTAAAAGTGTCATTGCCGATAATTATAAGTTTTAAAAAAGAATTTTCATCATTCTAATTGTTATAAAAATAATAATTTAGTTGACCTGATAAAAAGTTTACAAAATTAACAAATAGAAATTTCTCGAAAATGGTTTATATATCGTTTTTTTGCATTTTTAATTATTTTTTCAAATGTTTTATTAAAATTTTTTAAAGATTAATTTTAAAAGTGCCGATATGTTAATTAAGAGTGTCTAGAGGAAGTCATAAAATATGTCTTTAACTGAACAACAACTTGGTGAAAACAGTTTAGAAAATTTTCAAAATATGCTTTCCGAAATGGAAAAAGCAAAATATAAACATACAATTTTAATTGTTGATGATGAAATAAACAATTTGCAGCTGTTAAAAAGGTCTTTAAGGCGCAAATTTAATATTTTAACTGCTATGGACGGAAACGAAGCATTAGAAGTTATTGAAACAGAAGGGTCTCACATTTCTTTGATTCTCAGTGACCAACGTATGCCAAAAATGAACGGTACAGAGTTTCTTGCAAAAGTTTCCGAGAAATATCCTTATATAATTAAGATACTTTTAACAGGATACAGTGATATTGAAGCAATGATTGAAGGTGTCAACAGATGCCAGTTGTTTCAGTACATTACAAAACCATTTGAACCCGATGAACTTGAAATTATTATAGATCACGGAATAGAAGCTTACGAACTAACTTTAAGCAAAAATACGCTTTTGCGGGACTTAAAAGAATTATTTTTTACCACAGTAAAATCAATCTCCAGCGCTCTTGACGCAAAAGACACATACACTCATGGACATTCCCACAGAGTAACGTTGTTTTCGCTGATTTTATCCAAAGATATGGATTTAGAAGAAGATTTTATTGAAGAAATAGAAACGACAGGACTTTTGCATGATATTGGAAAGATAGCCGTTCCTGAGTATATTCTTTGCAAAACAGGTAAATTAACAAATGAAGAATATCAAATAATTCAGGACCATGCGGCAAAAGCAAAGAAAATTTTAAGCAGTATTCCCGGACTGACAAATGTTGCTTTATGGGCAAGCTGTCACCATGAAAGATGGGACGGCAACGGATATCCAAAAGGGATTAGCAACAAAGACATTCCTTTACCCTCAAGAATACTTGCCATAGCTGATACTTATGATGCAATGACTTCTAACAGGTCTTATAGAAAAGGACTTCCTCATGAAGTTGCTGTCGAAGAGATAAAAAATTGTGCGGGCTCCCAGTTTGATCCTCAGATTACAGAATCTTTTCTAAGGGTAGAAAAGATATTTAAAGAAGCAGCCCTGAATCCGACGCTTTATTACAATGAATACAGCGTTATTAACAAAAAGTATAAAGAAAACAATTAAGAATTATTTTTGTCAGATTTACGCTTTTTTGTACAGGATAAATAGATTTATGCCAAAAATCGGAAATAAATATATATAGAGCTTATTGCAAGCGAAATTATTGTTATCAGCAAGCCGTATTTCATAAACCTGAAAAAAGAAATAGGGTGACCTTCTTCATAAGAAGCTTCTGAAACAACAACATTTGCAGCTGCGCCAATTATAGTAGCATTTCCTCCGAGGCAAGCCCCCAAAGACAATGCCCACCATAAAGGATAAATATTCATAACGTTATGAAGTTCCTGAACAAGCGGCACCATTGTTATAGTATAAGGAATATTATCTATTATGGCTGATAGAAATCCTGAGCCCCAGAGGATTATCATTGCTGTGAGTTTCAAATCGCCCTGTGTCAATTTTAATAATTTTTGGGAAAGAAAATGAATTCCGCCTGTTGATTCTACTCCTCCGATAATTATAAAAAGACCGATAAAGAAAAATATTGTAAGCCATTCAACTTCGTGAATAATTTTTTTCGGGGAATCAAACAATAAAAGAACACTTGCACCCAGTAAAGAAATCATATAAGCTTCCAGATGAAAATTTCCGCAAAAAATAAAGCCGATTATGGTCAACAATAAAACAAACAATGATTTTATCATTAATTGTTTATCTTTAATCAAGTTTTTATCATCTAAATTTGCAATATAATTCGCCAATTCAGGCTTATTTATAAGGTCTTTCCTGAATAAATACACTAAAACAGCCGTACTTACTATAAAAATCAAAATAACAACAGGGGTTAATTCCTTAAGAAAATCATTAAATGTTAAAGCGGCCGCACTTCCTATGATTATATTCGGAGGATCGCCTATCAAAGTAGCTGTTCCTCCAATATTAGACGCAATGATTTCTGTAATCAAAAAAGGGATTGGATCAGCGTTTAACTCTTTTGCTATAACAAAAGTTATTGGAATTAGAAGGATTACAGTTGTTACGTTATTTAAAAAAGTTGAAAGGAAAGCTGTTAAAACAGAAAGCGAAATCAAAACATATACGGGATTTCCTTTTGTAAATTTTAAAAGTTTAACGGCAAACCATGTAAACACGCCGCTCTTGCTTGTAATATGAACAATCATCATCATACTTACAAGCAGCGTTATCACACCAAAATCAATATAAGCAAAAGCTTTATCAGCAGGTAAAATTCCCAAAACCAGAGTTAAAGAAGCCCCTAGCATAACTGTTGTAACTTTTGGGATTTTTTCTGCCGCAATAAAAATATATGTAAAAAATAAAATTAATCCTGCAATAATCGCCTTATTCATTCCAAAAATCAGAGAACTATGTTCCATCTGAAAAGTTCCTTTTGTTTTCTGTAAATCCAATCATTTAATGTAACCATATAACGCGGAAAGTTGTCAATTTTAACGCATTGTAATTATTGTCATTAATTTTTTTTTATTGTATAGTTTCCCTAGTTCTATTTTATATAGGTTTGTCAACTCTGGTTAATAAACGTTCATTTTTTTCTAAAATCAAATATAGTAAAATATTATTGTCAGAGAAATTGAGTAATTAAGTAAATTTAAAAAAGAGGTAATTTTTATCTATGAAAATTGTAGTGTGTGTAAAGCAAGTGCCTGATACTGCTGACATTAGATGGACAGAAAACAACACCATGATAAGAGAAGGTGTTGAAAGTATTATGAATCCTTTTGACGAATATGCCCTCGAAACAGCAATCAGAATAAAAGAAGCAAATCCTGATGCTGTAATAACAGCAGTAACAATGGGACCACCACAAGCAAAAGATGTTTTAAAAAGAGCAGTTGCAATGGGCGCTGATGAAGCAGTTCTTATTTCTGATAAGAAATTTGCCGGTGCAGACACATGGGCTACAAGCCACACACTTGCAAAAGCTATAAAAGAAAAAGTTGGCGATTTTGATTTAATTATATGCGGACAGTACGCTATTGATGGAGATACCGCGCAAACAGGCCCCGGAATTGCCGAGCAATTAGGTATCCCTCAGGTTACTTACGCTAAAGAAATTGAATTTACCGGCGGAACCACTGTTATAGTTAAACGTGAAATTGAAGACGGTATTCAAAGAGTAGAAATGGAACTTCCCGGTTTAGCCTGTATGTTAAAATGCGATTATGAACCGAGAATGCCTTCTATTAAAGGCACAATGAAAGCTAACAGAACTCCTATAGCTGAATACGGAATGGAAGATTTAGGGCTTGATCCTGCTAATGTCGGAATAAAAGGTTCACCTACTTTTGTATCAAGAGCTTTCAGACCTGAGCAAAAAATAGCCGGTGAAATAATTAATGCTGCTGATCCGAAAGAAGCGGCAAAAGTGCTTCTTGAAAAGCTCAAAAGCGACAAAGTACTTGTTTAATCAATAAATATAACAAATGGAGAATAATTTAATGAGTGAATACAAAGGTATTTGGATAATAGCAGAAAAGAGAGCCGACAATCAGATTGCAGGAGTTACTTTAGAGCTTATTAATGCTGCTAAAGAACTTTCCGGTCAATTAAACGGTGAAGAAGTCGGAACTATATTACTTGCCGGAAACGAAAATGTAGAAGAACAAATAAAAACAATTTCTGAAGCAGGAAGTGATAAAATTTACCTTGTACAGAATGAAAATCTTGCTCAATATTCAACAGAACTTTATACTGATGCTGTCTGTCAGGCTATTGAACAGAAAAAACCTTCTATCATTCTTGTTGGTGCTACAACAACCGGTAGAGATTTTGCCCCGAGAGTAGCTTCCAGACTAAATACAGGTTTAACTGCGGACTGTACATCATTAAGCATTAACGAACAAGGGTTGCTTGCAGCCACAAGACCTACTTTTGGCGGAAACCTTATGGCTACAATTCTGTGTAAAACAGCAAGACCTCAAATGGCTACAGTAAGACCAAAAGTATTAGCAAAACCTGAAATGAATCATGGTCATTCTGCTCAGGTTGAACAAATCAACGTAAACCTCGATGCTTCAAGAATTAAAGTAAAATTACTCGAATGCCTTGGCGCTTGCGGAATTGGCAATCAAAAAATTGAAGAAGCTGATATTATTGTTTCAGGCGGACGTGGTATGAAAACCGCTGAAGGCTTTAAGGTTCTTGATGATCTTGCACACGCTCTAGGCGGTGCAGTCGGTGCAAGCCGTGCTTGCGTTGACGCAGGTTGGAAACCTCACAGTGACCAGGTCGGACAAACCGGTAAAACTGTTTGCCCGAAAG
Protein-coding sequences here:
- a CDS encoding redox-sensing transcriptional repressor Rex is translated as MNKKISLPSLKRLPKYYSIVCEYYKEGREYVKSLEIAKKLDIDETQVRKDIALLNYAGKPKVGFNTYELKKELEEFLDLNNMKDSFLIGTGNLGLAIAKYNGFEKYGLNITALFDTDPHKIGLRVGDKEIFHVSKFPDLAKRMQIKLIIIAVPGQEAQNIADIAVNAGVKAIWNFAPENIEVPKDVLVINQDLATDYMVLWLQLLNKNSSILA
- a CDS encoding CxxC-x17-CxxC domain-containing protein, with the protein product MITEQNFQEIYLQCNDCRQEFLFSVEEQEFYQQKGFTQPKRCASCRAQNRQSKSGGYSSNPKPRFEAICDHCGVNTTVPFQPAQDKPVYCSDCYRSMK
- a CDS encoding radical SAM protein, producing the protein MGCPAEIKRDHLAEENENTVNNIEAVCNKPRNQMSTDRLRYFGHLYGGLKSVLHSRFLAKTPRPFTFSHMVTNKCNCDCDFCFWKYHIQEEELTLPEIQKLYGQAKKEGFMNSILWGGEPLLRQDFTEIAKASYDNGMYTKMATNGWYLTENHEFGNYVDLMFVSIDAIGEKHDVIRGNRWGLFDRAINGINFFKKNYPKMRIYVCATVSTVNDEQSITDIAKLCKDMDILLYLTINKSYQDFTEWSGIDKLKKLERDEEQLAELARHIKSLKHAGYPIRNSDYFLDYLIEKKNYYECHWPQIAMVIYSNGDVLRCTDRQPVPALNVRKKDLGDIIKSEEFIDIANKCKECKMACVGNYALDASGLWRFDWDAIKSIAQIAIT
- a CDS encoding Fe-Mn family superoxide dismutase; translation: MVLQEEKLHSTVDKYEAKDFSYFFETLDGFSEKQLKLHYGLYEGYIKKVNEVNEKLKSADRSSANHNYSEYRNLLVDLSHNLNGVILHELYFSNLTDKHTEASEIFKKIAERDFESFELYLEDLKAAGMASRAGWAITGYNYRDGKIYNFAIDQHNLHVPVFVRPLLVLDTWEHAFGTDYGTDKKSYIDAFMKIINWHVVSLRFESVLKDESCDEKSD
- a CDS encoding HD domain-containing phosphohydrolase, which gives rise to MSLTEQQLGENSLENFQNMLSEMEKAKYKHTILIVDDEINNLQLLKRSLRRKFNILTAMDGNEALEVIETEGSHISLILSDQRMPKMNGTEFLAKVSEKYPYIIKILLTGYSDIEAMIEGVNRCQLFQYITKPFEPDELEIIIDHGIEAYELTLSKNTLLRDLKELFFTTVKSISSALDAKDTYTHGHSHRVTLFSLILSKDMDLEEDFIEEIETTGLLHDIGKIAVPEYILCKTGKLTNEEYQIIQDHAAKAKKILSSIPGLTNVALWASCHHERWDGNGYPKGISNKDIPLPSRILAIADTYDAMTSNRSYRKGLPHEVAVEEIKNCAGSQFDPQITESFLRVEKIFKEAALNPTLYYNEYSVINKKYKENN
- a CDS encoding ArsB/NhaD family transporter; this translates as MEHSSLIFGMNKAIIAGLILFFTYIFIAAEKIPKVTTVMLGASLTLVLGILPADKAFAYIDFGVITLLVSMMMIVHITSKSGVFTWFAVKLLKFTKGNPVYVLISLSVLTAFLSTFLNNVTTVILLIPITFVIAKELNADPIPFLITEIIASNIGGTATLIGDPPNIIIGSAAALTFNDFLKELTPVVILIFIVSTAVLVYLFRKDLINKPELANYIANLDDKNLIKDKQLMIKSLFVLLLTIIGFIFCGNFHLEAYMISLLGASVLLLFDSPKKIIHEVEWLTIFFFIGLFIIIGGVESTGGIHFLSQKLLKLTQGDLKLTAMIILWGSGFLSAIIDNIPYTITMVPLVQELHNVMNIYPLWWALSLGACLGGNATIIGAAANVVVSEASYEEGHPISFFRFMKYGLLITIISLAISSIYIYFRFLA
- a CDS encoding electron transfer flavoprotein subunit beta/FixA family protein → MKIVVCVKQVPDTADIRWTENNTMIREGVESIMNPFDEYALETAIRIKEANPDAVITAVTMGPPQAKDVLKRAVAMGADEAVLISDKKFAGADTWATSHTLAKAIKEKVGDFDLIICGQYAIDGDTAQTGPGIAEQLGIPQVTYAKEIEFTGGTTVIVKREIEDGIQRVEMELPGLACMLKCDYEPRMPSIKGTMKANRTPIAEYGMEDLGLDPANVGIKGSPTFVSRAFRPEQKIAGEIINAADPKEAAKVLLEKLKSDKVLV
- a CDS encoding electron transfer flavoprotein subunit alpha/FixB family protein, which translates into the protein MSEYKGIWIIAEKRADNQIAGVTLELINAAKELSGQLNGEEVGTILLAGNENVEEQIKTISEAGSDKIYLVQNENLAQYSTELYTDAVCQAIEQKKPSIILVGATTTGRDFAPRVASRLNTGLTADCTSLSINEQGLLAATRPTFGGNLMATILCKTARPQMATVRPKVLAKPEMNHGHSAQVEQINVNLDASRIKVKLLECLGACGIGNQKIEEADIIVSGGRGMKTAEGFKVLDDLAHALGGAVGASRACVDAGWKPHSDQVGQTGKTVCPKVYIACAISGAIQHLAGISGSDIIIAINKDPEAPIFGVATYGIVGDVFEIVPALTEAIKAEQLSPVG